From Camelina sativa cultivar DH55 chromosome 7, Cs, whole genome shotgun sequence, one genomic window encodes:
- the LOC104700895 gene encoding E3 ubiquitin-protein ligase ORTHRUS 2-like, producing the protein MARDIQFPCDGDGVCMRCKSTPPPEESLTCGTCVTPWHVSCLSSPPETLASTLQWHCPDCSGEIDPLPVSGVAAGYGAVGSDLVAATRAIEADESLSTAEKAKKRQQLLSGKAVDEIDEEEKKKKGKGKNANLDVLSALGDNLMCSFCMQLPERPVTKPCGHNACLKCFEKWMGQGKRTCGKCRSIVPEKMARNPRINSSLVSAIRFARVSRSAAAGTSKVYHFVSNQDRPDKAFTTERAKKTGKANAASGRIYVTIPPDHFGPIQAENDPVRSQGLLVGESWEDRLECRQWGAHFPHVAGIAGQASYGAQSVALSGGYEDDEDHGEWFLYTGSGGRDLSGNKRTNKDQSFDQKFEKSNEALRLSCKLGYPVRVVRSHKEKRSAYAPEEGVRYDGVYRIEKCWRKVGIQGSFKVCRYLFVRCDNEPAPWTSDEHGVHPRPLPNIPELNMAIDLFERKESPSWDFDEGEGCWKWIKPPPASKKSVNVLDPEERKSLKKAIKAAHSNTVRARLLKEFKCQICHQVMTLPVTTPCAHNFCKACLEAKFAGKTLVRERSRGGRTLRAQKNVMNCPCCPTDISDFLQNPQVNREVLEVIERLKNQEEDYAEPVDEGEGSGTDPEKETQVVSEEAEQPKKRIKLDTDVAVSATVV; encoded by the exons ATGGCGCGTGACATCCAATTCCCGTGCGACGGCGACGGAGTATGCATGCGATGCAAATCAACACCTCCGCCTGAAGAATCTCTCACTTGCGGCACGTGCGTTACGCCTTGGCACGTGTCCTGTCTCTCGTCTCCTCCTGAAACCCTAGCTTCTACTTTACAGTGGCATTGTCCGGATTGCTCCGGTGAAATCGACCCTCTTCCTGTTTCCGGCGTCGCGGCGGGGTACGGAGCTGTTGGCTCAGATCTTGTAGCGGCGACCCGCGCGATTGAGGCTGATGAGAGTTTGAGTACTGCGGAGAAGGCTAAGAAGAGGCAACAGTTACTGAGTGGTAAAGCCGTCGATGAAAttgacgaagaagagaagaagaagaagggtaaaGGGAAAAATGCGAATCTCGATGTGTTATCTGCTCTTGGAGATAACTTGATGTGTTCTTTCTGTATGCAGTTGCCTGAGCGACCTGTGACG AAACCATGTGGGCATAACGCTTGCTTGAAATGTTTCGAGAAGTGGATGGGTCAGGGAAAACGTACTTGTGGAAAATGCCGCAGCATAGTTCCTGAGAAAATGGCAAGGAACCCTCGTATCAATTCTTCCCTTGTTTCTGCTATCCGGTTTGCAAGAGTCTCCAGAAGTGCTGCTGCGGGTACTTCAAAGGTCTATCATTTCGTGAGCAACCAAGACCGACCAGATAAAGCATTTACAACTGAGCGGGCAAAGAAAACAGGGAAGGCGAATGCTGCCAGTGGCAGGATTTATGTTACAATACCACCTGACCACTTTGGTCCCATTCAGGCTGAGAATGATCCTGTGAGGAGTCAAGGTCTTTTAGTCGGAGAATCATGGGAGGACCGACTGGAGTGTAGGCAGTGGGGGGCTCACTTCCCACATGTCGCTGGCATTGCTGGACAAGCAAGTTATGGAGCTCAATCTGTAGCACTCTCTGGAGGttatgaggatgatgaagatcaTGGAGAATGGTTTCTATACACAGGAAG TGGGGGTAGAGATCTCAGTGGCAACAAAAGGACTAACAAGGATCAGTCTTTTGACCAAAAGTTCGAGAAGTCTAATGAAGCTTTAAGGCTCAGTTGCAAATTGGGGTATCCGGTTCGAGTTGTCAG GTCTCACAAGGAAAAGCGTTCTGCATATGCCCCTGAGGAAGGAGTGAGATATGATGGAGTTTACAGGATCGAAAAGTGCTGGCGAAAAGTTGGAATCCAG GGTTCTTTTAAGGTCTGTCGTTATCTGTTTGTGAGATGTGACAATGAACCAGCTCCATGGACAAG TGATGAGCATGGAGTTCATCCAAGACCTTTACCAAATATTCCTGAGCTTAACATGGCCATAGACCtgtttgagagaaaagaaagtcCATCATGGGATTTTGAT GAAGGTGAGGGTTGTTGGAAATGGATAAAGCCTCCCCCTGCCAGTAAAAAGTCAGTGAATGTTTTGGATCCTGAGGAGAGGAAAAGTTTGAAGAAAGCCATAAAGGCAGCACACTCGAATACCGTGAGGGCAAGACTTCTGAAAG AGTTTAAGTGCCAGATCTGTCACCAAGTGATGACTCTTCCTGTGACAACTCCTTGTGCTCATAACTTCTGCAAGGCGTGCTTGGAAGCTAAATTTGCTGGGAAAACtctagtgagagagagaagcagaggtGGACGCACACTACGCGCACAGAAGAATGTCATGAACTGCCCTTGTTGCCCCACTGACATTTCTGACTTTCTCCAGAACCCTCAG GTTAATAGAGAAGTGCTGGAGGTGATAGAGAGGCTGAAGAACCAGGAAGAGGACTATGCAGAGCCTGTAGATGAAGGTGAAGGCTCAGGTACGGACCCTGAAAAAGAAACTCAGGTCGTGTCTGAAGAAGCTGAGCAACCAAAGAAACGGATTAAGCTGGACACAGACGTAGCAGTTTCTGCAACTGTTGTGTAA